The following are from one region of the Nostoc cf. commune SO-36 genome:
- the cas4 gene encoding CRISPR-associated protein Cas4, giving the protein MNQTEYISIAALNQYAYCAHRCWRMFCAGEFTDNQYTIEGTTLHDRVHTTGDVQRGETWQIRAIWLKSEQYKLIGKSDLIEAESGEIYPVEYKRGRKGEWDNDELQVCAKALCLEEMTGQPVNTGYIYYAHSHQRQLVEINAELRQSAIATIESVTNLLETGAMPKPVYSKRCQGCSLYSQCLPKATNKVKTYQEVS; this is encoded by the coding sequence ATGAACCAAACCGAATATATTTCAATTGCGGCATTGAATCAATATGCCTATTGTGCGCATCGCTGTTGGCGGATGTTTTGTGCAGGGGAGTTTACCGATAATCAATACACAATTGAAGGTACAACTTTACACGATCGCGTCCACACTACAGGCGATGTACAGCGCGGAGAAACTTGGCAAATTAGAGCAATTTGGCTGAAGTCTGAGCAATACAAACTCATCGGTAAATCTGATTTAATTGAAGCAGAATCAGGTGAAATTTACCCAGTGGAATATAAACGGGGACGTAAGGGCGAATGGGATAACGATGAGTTGCAAGTTTGCGCCAAAGCTTTATGTTTAGAAGAGATGACAGGACAACCTGTTAACACTGGATATATTTATTATGCCCACTCCCATCAACGGCAATTGGTAGAGATTAATGCAGAGTTACGCCAAAGTGCGATCGCAACTATTGAATCTGTCACAAATCTCCTAGAAACAGGAGCCATGCCAAAACCAGTTTACAGCAAACGCTGCCAAGGATGTAGTCTTTATTCGCAATGTTTGCCCAAAGCCACTAATAAAGTCAAAACTTATCAAGAAGTAAGTTAA
- the cas2 gene encoding CRISPR-associated endonuclease Cas2, producing MYIVVSYDIPEDKRRTKIHSILKSYGQWMQLSVFECDITPTQYAKLRSRLAKLIKPDTDSVRFYFLCGCCQRKVERIGGEQPRDETIFFAESPSG from the coding sequence ATGTATATTGTTGTCAGCTACGACATTCCAGAAGATAAGCGTCGAACTAAAATCCATTCCATTCTCAAGTCTTACGGACAATGGATGCAACTGAGTGTGTTTGAGTGCGATATCACTCCCACTCAGTATGCTAAACTGCGATCGCGTTTAGCTAAATTAATAAAACCCGACACAGACAGCGTTCGCTTTTATTTTCTCTGTGGCTGTTGTCAGCGAAAAGTCGAACGTATTGGCGGAGAACAGCCACGAGACGAAACAATTTTCTTTGCTGAGTCTCCTTCTGGCTAG
- the cas3 gene encoding type I-D CRISPR-associated helicase Cas3', translating to MSNQKIVIRLEPRSISACASPDKISFIKNALQHQLDVFEQSQDADIILDLAPTGTGKTKAGLAVLKHQPNNSAVYIAPTNALIEQQTEAAKQFVRDANLPHIVKSASAKDIKSWPDDKVGRRSGEKLYNVLRNPATVFDDVGANIPILLVTNPDIFYYATFFAYNNLDRGNIAAGFYTKFSTVIFDEFHLYDAKQLVGMLFYLAYSQVFRFFQDGRKIVLLTATPEPACELALQNLKQAGVKIARIDGEAGNTNLLPSQTAVNLELRPKPDSKEEWLAELAAEVVQRFRERPDENGAVILDSLDNINCLSTLLRQQGIGDDIGRITGPAPKKDRQRAMQCKIILATSTVDVGFNFERYPEPKRQNLDWLIFSARDRAAFWQRIGRVGRVLGKSETNIDSEAIAYLPANAWEEGLSSLDTTGGRTALKDLLETLPCLDKPFLKAYWRSEAFLEIARPLLELEEMLEGLAEEKLILDLFNTLKSIFDGNRTWDDYRYRMKLLRGAEAIAKKTPKEIKKHWKYIKGGQAFVKTFIKANFSEDWADLQAGRATIEEYVNSLLKQDDDVIAELKEFAEVFSTSYAPLFSFRSNLFESLSIRDPHGFILDESEETKLDPFHLLRYYEFIQNGDYIEVTSRATETYELSFRLRYNDNWQEFISTELNKLTAFKNCQIIRSTGGAIRPTPLIQALNKHLLPGVIICPRTNAAVIFQLNKQGITSYPITIVCNDMEKEYRFFTGLSGILTMAMKFKQLRLPDDEVFIAG from the coding sequence ATGAGTAATCAAAAAATAGTTATCAGATTAGAACCCCGCAGTATTTCAGCTTGTGCTTCACCAGATAAAATATCTTTCATAAAGAATGCACTTCAACACCAACTAGATGTATTTGAACAATCACAAGATGCAGACATTATCCTTGATTTAGCACCAACTGGCACAGGTAAAACTAAAGCAGGATTAGCAGTATTAAAACATCAGCCGAATAACAGTGCTGTTTACATTGCTCCAACTAATGCTTTAATTGAACAGCAAACAGAAGCAGCAAAACAGTTCGTTCGTGATGCTAATTTACCTCATATTGTGAAATCAGCCTCAGCTAAAGATATTAAAAGCTGGCCTGACGATAAAGTTGGTCGTCGTTCAGGAGAAAAGCTATATAATGTTTTGCGAAATCCCGCTACAGTTTTCGATGATGTTGGGGCAAATATACCAATTCTTTTGGTAACAAATCCTGATATTTTTTACTATGCAACTTTCTTTGCATATAACAATCTCGATAGAGGCAATATTGCTGCTGGTTTTTACACCAAATTTTCGACAGTCATTTTTGATGAATTTCACCTTTACGATGCTAAACAGCTAGTAGGAATGCTGTTTTATCTTGCTTATTCTCAGGTTTTTCGCTTTTTTCAGGACGGACGCAAGATAGTTTTGCTGACAGCTACACCAGAACCAGCTTGTGAATTAGCATTGCAGAATTTAAAACAAGCTGGTGTGAAAATAGCAAGGATTGATGGAGAAGCAGGTAATACTAATCTTTTACCGTCACAAACAGCAGTTAATCTGGAATTAAGACCAAAACCAGATAGTAAAGAAGAGTGGTTAGCAGAGTTAGCAGCAGAAGTTGTCCAACGTTTTCGAGAAAGACCTGATGAAAATGGTGCTGTAATTCTTGACTCTCTTGATAATATTAATTGTCTATCAACTTTGTTAAGACAGCAAGGAATTGGTGATGACATTGGACGTATTACAGGCCCTGCACCTAAAAAAGATAGACAAAGGGCTATGCAATGTAAAATCATTTTGGCTACTAGCACAGTAGATGTAGGATTTAACTTTGAAAGATATCCTGAACCGAAACGACAAAATTTAGATTGGTTGATTTTTTCAGCACGCGATCGCGCCGCATTTTGGCAGAGAATTGGTAGAGTAGGGCGTGTCTTAGGTAAATCTGAAACTAATATTGATTCAGAGGCTATTGCTTATTTACCTGCTAACGCTTGGGAAGAAGGTTTAAGCTCTCTAGATACGACTGGGGGACGTACAGCGTTAAAAGACTTACTTGAAACACTTCCCTGTTTAGATAAGCCTTTTTTAAAAGCTTACTGGCGTTCAGAAGCATTTCTAGAAATTGCCCGTCCCTTGTTGGAATTGGAAGAAATGCTTGAAGGTTTAGCTGAGGAAAAATTGATTTTGGATTTGTTCAATACTCTAAAATCTATTTTTGACGGAAACAGAACTTGGGATGATTATCGCTACAGAATGAAACTTTTACGAGGTGCTGAAGCTATTGCGAAAAAAACTCCCAAAGAAATCAAAAAACATTGGAAGTATATCAAAGGTGGTCAAGCCTTTGTTAAAACTTTTATCAAAGCAAATTTTAGTGAAGATTGGGCAGATTTACAAGCGGGACGAGCCACTATAGAAGAATATGTAAACTCATTGCTTAAACAAGATGATGATGTAATAGCTGAATTAAAAGAATTTGCTGAAGTTTTTAGTACAAGCTATGCACCTTTATTTAGTTTTCGTTCTAATCTGTTTGAAAGTCTTTCCATTCGTGACCCTCATGGTTTTATTCTAGATGAATCAGAGGAAACAAAACTAGATCCTTTTCATCTATTACGTTATTACGAATTTATCCAAAATGGTGATTATATTGAAGTCACCAGTCGCGCTACTGAAACTTATGAATTGAGTTTTCGATTGCGTTATAATGATAATTGGCAAGAATTTATCAGTACAGAACTGAATAAACTTACAGCTTTTAAAAATTGCCAAATTATCCGCAGTACTGGAGGGGCAATACGACCAACACCCCTAATACAAGCTTTAAATAAACATCTGTTACCAGGAGTAATTATTTGCCCCAGAACAAATGCTGCTGTTATTTTCCAATTAAACAAGCAAGGAATTACTTCTTATCCAATAACCATTGTTTGTAATGATATGGAGAAAGAATATAGATTCTTTACAGGCTTGTCAGGAATTTTAACAATGGCAATGAAGTTTAAACAATTACGTCTTCCAGATGATGAGGTTTTTATTGCGGGATAA
- a CDS encoding B12-binding domain-containing radical SAM protein encodes MNVLLLYPRFPKSFWSFEKTLALLDRKAMLPPLGLVTVAAILPQEWEYKLVDRNVRVCTEAEWAWADLVIMSAMIVQKEDLLSQILEAKHRGKQVAVGGPFPTALPNEMTSAGADYLILDEGEITLPLFVAAIARGDRTGIFRSDGEKPDVTNTPIPRFDLLEFEAYAEMSVQFSRGCPFQCEFCDIIVLYGRKPRTKNPEQLLAELDYLYKLGWRRSIFMVDDNFIGNKRNVKLFLKSLLPWMVEHNYPFSFATEASVDLAQDQELMDLMVACNFGAVFLGIETPDEESLTFTQKYQNTRDSLSDAVNRITRSGLRVMAGFIIGFDGEKVGAGARIVKFVEQTAIPTALFSMLQALPDTALWHRLEKEGRLRNKSANINQTTLMNFVPTRPLEDIAREYVQAFCDLYEPERFLERTYRHFRLLGEATYPKKGKAAKKPLNWKVLRAFLIICWRQGVLRQTRWQFWPNLWSMYQHNPGGVSSYLAVCAQIEHFLEYRQIVRDEIEAQVADFLEAEARIKPEAEVMEVLGSLKK; translated from the coding sequence ATGAACGTTTTACTTCTATACCCCCGTTTTCCAAAAAGTTTTTGGTCTTTTGAAAAAACACTGGCTTTATTAGACCGTAAAGCAATGCTACCGCCTTTAGGCTTGGTAACTGTAGCCGCGATATTACCTCAAGAATGGGAATATAAGCTAGTAGATCGAAATGTTCGTGTCTGTACGGAAGCAGAATGGGCTTGGGCAGATTTGGTTATTATGTCGGCGATGATTGTGCAAAAAGAGGATTTGCTCTCTCAGATATTGGAAGCAAAACACAGAGGTAAGCAAGTTGCTGTAGGTGGCCCCTTCCCGACAGCGCTACCGAATGAGATGACATCCGCCGGAGCAGACTACTTGATATTAGACGAAGGGGAAATCACCCTACCCTTATTTGTAGCAGCGATTGCACGGGGCGATCGCACAGGCATCTTTCGCTCTGACGGTGAAAAACCAGATGTAACTAATACTCCGATTCCTCGCTTTGACTTGCTAGAGTTTGAAGCTTATGCGGAGATGTCGGTGCAATTTTCCCGTGGATGCCCCTTTCAGTGTGAATTTTGCGACATTATTGTGCTATACGGTCGTAAACCCCGCACCAAAAACCCAGAACAATTATTAGCAGAACTAGATTATCTGTATAAACTGGGTTGGCGACGCAGTATTTTTATGGTGGATGACAACTTCATCGGCAACAAGCGGAATGTCAAATTATTTTTGAAGTCCCTTCTACCTTGGATGGTGGAACATAACTATCCCTTTTCTTTTGCTACAGAGGCTTCAGTTGATTTAGCCCAAGATCAAGAACTGATGGATTTGATGGTGGCGTGTAATTTTGGAGCCGTTTTTCTGGGAATCGAAACCCCCGACGAAGAAAGTCTCACTTTCACACAGAAGTACCAGAATACCAGAGATTCACTCAGTGACGCGGTGAATAGAATTACCCGCTCAGGGTTGCGAGTCATGGCAGGGTTTATCATTGGGTTTGATGGCGAGAAAGTAGGAGCCGGGGCACGAATTGTCAAGTTTGTCGAGCAAACAGCAATTCCCACGGCCTTATTTAGTATGCTGCAAGCGCTTCCAGATACAGCCCTCTGGCATAGATTAGAAAAAGAAGGACGACTCCGTAATAAATCTGCCAACATCAACCAAACCACGTTGATGAACTTTGTCCCAACTCGACCATTAGAAGATATTGCTCGTGAATATGTGCAGGCGTTCTGTGATTTGTATGAGCCAGAGCGGTTTTTGGAGCGTACCTACAGACACTTCCGGCTTTTGGGCGAAGCAACCTATCCGAAAAAAGGCAAAGCTGCCAAGAAACCATTGAATTGGAAAGTACTCCGAGCGTTTCTGATTATTTGTTGGCGGCAGGGTGTACTTCGTCAGACGCGCTGGCAATTCTGGCCTAACTTGTGGAGTATGTATCAGCATAATCCGGGTGGGGTGAGTAGCTACTTAGCTGTTTGTGCCCAAATTGAGCATTTCTTGGAGTATCGCCAAATTGTCCGGGATGAAATTGAAGCTCAAGTGGCTGATTTTCTAGAAGCAGAAGCTAGGATAAAACCGGAAGCAGAGGTGATGGAAGTATTAGGAAGCTTAAAAAAATAA
- a CDS encoding N-acetylmuramoyl-L-alanine amidase: protein MKFGIDSGHNCPPDTGARGIKVEDNLTLDVGNRVIAKLRALGNEVVVCKPSSASTVRDSLSKRCSTANASRVDIFVSIHFNAFNRQANGTEVFATSDTGRKIAKPVLDEIIKLGFFNRGVKSGSHLYVLKNTDMPAILIECCFIDSQKDMNLFNPETMANAIVKGLTGKLPSAPVSPVQDEEDNADATILRLQKSLNRLKITDRNGRALVEDGFTGANTKSAVEKFQTIVGVQSTGIANQATWNAINLILAKRIIRPNHAGGAVVRYLQYRLGVDNDGVYGPQTEVVVKNFQKQNGLDADGIIGPASWQKLIG, encoded by the coding sequence ATGAAGTTTGGAATTGATAGCGGGCATAATTGTCCACCAGATACAGGAGCTAGGGGCATTAAAGTTGAGGATAATTTAACTCTAGATGTAGGTAATAGAGTTATAGCCAAGTTAAGAGCTTTAGGAAATGAAGTCGTAGTATGTAAACCAAGTAGTGCTAGTACAGTCCGTGACTCACTCTCAAAAAGATGTTCTACAGCGAATGCTAGTAGAGTAGATATTTTTGTTTCAATTCATTTTAATGCTTTTAACAGACAAGCTAATGGCACAGAAGTATTTGCAACTAGCGATACAGGTAGGAAAATTGCTAAACCTGTATTAGATGAAATCATCAAGTTAGGATTTTTTAATCGCGGCGTTAAGAGTGGTTCCCACTTGTATGTTCTAAAAAATACAGATATGCCTGCTATCTTGATAGAATGTTGCTTCATCGATTCACAAAAAGATATGAATCTTTTTAATCCGGAAACAATGGCTAATGCGATCGTCAAAGGCTTAACGGGTAAATTGCCAAGTGCCCCTGTTAGCCCCGTACAAGATGAAGAAGATAATGCAGATGCCACTATTCTGAGACTGCAAAAATCCTTAAATCGACTCAAAATAACTGATAGAAATGGTAGGGCGTTAGTAGAAGATGGCTTCACCGGGGCTAATACAAAATCTGCCGTAGAAAAATTTCAGACTATTGTCGGAGTTCAATCGACTGGAATTGCTAACCAAGCTACATGGAATGCCATAAATCTAATTTTGGCAAAACGAATTATTAGACCAAACCATGCTGGTGGTGCAGTTGTTAGATACTTGCAATACCGTTTAGGTGTTGATAATGATGGAGTTTACGGCCCACAAACAGAGGTTGTAGTTAAGAACTTTCAAAAGCAAAATGGTTTAGATGCCGATGGCATTATCGGGCCTGCTAGCTGGCAGAAATTAATTGGTTAG
- a CDS encoding 2OG-Fe(II) oxygenase encodes MKHYQQQTNAFPSDYLNNLWGEIQACPYFAINNLNRDFVATKGFSVVFQRSGLPKVEQQFPYFKPYLDLALQPSCNAFYLNPLQLKEGSRVDPHIDRSLRSYSKTIEPPAVVSVLYVRVPADMEGGELVLRSHKRQLGQIKPQFNTLVYFQGDLTHSVNAVKTPGNRLSLVCEQYSLSETELQEIPEFTVESRITQSTTKKRKYAS; translated from the coding sequence GTGAAACACTATCAACAACAAACCAACGCCTTCCCCAGCGATTACCTAAACAACTTGTGGGGAGAAATCCAAGCTTGTCCTTACTTTGCTATCAACAACCTCAACCGCGATTTTGTCGCCACCAAAGGATTTTCTGTAGTATTTCAACGTTCTGGATTACCAAAAGTAGAACAGCAGTTTCCCTACTTCAAGCCTTACCTCGATTTAGCTCTCCAGCCTAGTTGTAATGCTTTTTACCTCAATCCTTTACAGCTAAAGGAAGGCTCCCGCGTCGATCCGCATATCGATCGCTCCTTGCGTTCCTACTCCAAAACTATTGAACCACCTGCGGTTGTCAGTGTGCTTTATGTACGAGTACCAGCAGATATGGAAGGGGGAGAACTGGTATTGCGATCGCACAAACGCCAACTTGGGCAAATTAAGCCCCAATTCAATACTTTAGTTTATTTTCAAGGTGATTTAACCCATTCGGTTAACGCTGTCAAAACCCCAGGAAATCGCCTAAGTCTCGTTTGTGAACAGTATAGTTTGAGTGAAACTGAACTCCAGGAAATCCCTGAGTTCACTGTAGAGTCAAGAATCACTCAGTCTACAACCAAAAAGAGAAAGTATGCCTCATAG
- the cas6 gene encoding CRISPR-associated endoribonuclease Cas6, whose protein sequence is MPHSLVLNLLPQSPIPPQYLTGRHLHALFLTLVSSVDSTLGDRLHDSTADKAFTLSPLQTNSPLLKGGRGGSKLQYSHQQPIPAGTPCWWRISLLDDTLFGKLTQLWLNLNPNRPWHLGPADLYITSIQGTPQSIQPWANANTYAQLYEEASDRNSSINLSFSTPTAFRQGQYDTTLPTRESVFNSLLSRWNKYSGIEFTQIAIESIFPSFVNIHTEILADSRSKFIGILGEVTYKILGAIEPIQIKQINALADFALYTGVGRKTTMGMGMMRRLYSP, encoded by the coding sequence ATGCCTCATAGTTTAGTGTTGAATTTGCTACCTCAATCGCCTATTCCACCACAGTATCTCACAGGTAGACATCTCCACGCCTTATTTTTAACCCTCGTTAGTTCTGTAGATAGCACATTAGGCGATCGCTTGCACGATTCCACCGCAGATAAAGCTTTCACCCTTTCTCCCCTCCAAACTAACTCCCCCCTTTTGAAGGGGGGTAGGGGGGGATCTAAATTGCAATACTCACATCAACAACCCATTCCCGCCGGAACTCCTTGTTGGTGGCGCATCTCTTTATTAGATGACACTCTATTTGGCAAACTTACCCAACTCTGGCTAAATCTTAATCCCAATCGCCCTTGGCATCTTGGCCCGGCTGACTTGTATATTACCAGCATTCAAGGCACACCCCAATCTATTCAACCTTGGGCGAATGCCAATACTTATGCTCAATTATACGAAGAAGCTAGCGATCGCAATTCTTCCATTAACCTTAGCTTTTCCACACCTACCGCCTTCCGTCAAGGACAGTATGATACTACTCTTCCTACCAGAGAATCTGTTTTCAATTCCCTACTTTCGCGGTGGAATAAATACAGTGGCATAGAATTTACTCAGATTGCAATTGAATCAATCTTTCCCTCATTTGTCAATATTCACACAGAAATATTAGCTGATTCTCGCAGCAAATTTATTGGCATCCTTGGCGAAGTTACCTATAAGATTTTAGGAGCAATTGAACCAATCCAAATTAAGCAAATTAACGCTTTAGCTGACTTTGCTTTATATACTGGTGTCGGAAGAAAAACAACGATGGGTATGGGGATGATGCGACGGCTGTATTCTCCATAA
- the cas1d gene encoding type I-D CRISPR-associated endonuclease Cas1d, which yields MGTLYVTQADAFIGKVDERLTVKAEQKTIMDIPLIKLEGIVVLGRATISPAVVSELLDRHICLTFLTQSGRYLGRLEPEVTKNIFVRKAQWQAIGESEPAIHLVRGFVRGKLKNYRHSLLRTQREHPDTDLNNNITRLENAIAPIEKTSSIDSLRGLEGAGSAAYFGCFQQLIKTSEFRFEARRRRPPTDPVNALLSFGYSLLRHDVQSALNIVGFDPYLGYLHVERYGRPSLALDLMEEFRPLIVDAVVLSLINKRSLTLTDFTTEPLSGAVSLTKEGLHTFLRAYEQKKQSEFKHPVMGTKCTYQKSFEIQARLLSKYLMNEIDKYPPLVLK from the coding sequence ATGGGAACACTTTACGTAACACAAGCCGATGCTTTTATCGGCAAAGTTGATGAACGTCTCACCGTCAAAGCTGAACAAAAAACTATCATGGATATCCCTTTAATTAAACTAGAAGGGATTGTAGTACTAGGACGGGCTACTATTTCTCCCGCCGTCGTCAGTGAACTTTTAGATCGTCACATCTGTTTAACATTTCTCACACAAAGCGGACGATATTTAGGACGTTTAGAACCAGAAGTTACCAAAAATATTTTTGTTCGGAAAGCCCAATGGCAAGCTATAGGAGAATCAGAACCAGCAATACATTTAGTTAGAGGATTTGTGCGGGGTAAATTGAAAAATTACCGCCATAGCTTACTTCGCACTCAGCGAGAACATCCTGATACTGACCTGAATAATAACATCACTCGATTAGAAAACGCGATCGCACCAATCGAAAAAACTAGCAGTATTGATTCTCTCAGAGGCTTAGAAGGTGCTGGTAGTGCAGCCTATTTTGGTTGCTTTCAACAGCTAATCAAAACCTCAGAATTTCGATTTGAAGCCAGACGCCGCCGCCCACCAACCGATCCGGTTAATGCCCTACTGAGTTTTGGGTATTCATTGCTGCGCCATGATGTGCAAAGTGCTTTAAATATTGTTGGCTTCGATCCTTATCTAGGATACTTACACGTTGAACGTTATGGTAGACCTTCCCTAGCCTTAGACTTGATGGAAGAATTTCGTCCTTTGATAGTGGATGCTGTTGTGTTGTCGCTGATTAACAAGCGATCGCTAACCCTAACTGATTTTACCACCGAACCGCTCAGTGGTGCTGTGTCTTTAACTAAAGAAGGACTGCATACATTTCTCCGCGCCTACGAACAAAAGAAACAATCAGAGTTCAAACATCCAGTTATGGGAACCAAATGCACCTATCAAAAATCCTTTGAAATTCAGGCGAGGTTATTAAGTAAATACCTAATGAACGAAATCGATAAATATCCCCCTTTAGTTCTCAAATAA
- the cas5d gene encoding type I-D CRISPR-associated protein Cas5/Csc1 has protein sequence MSTIPFQQAKLVELYCLEPVFFASRELSDTYYTEGVIGNYALTYALGKVNSPYRLQGQATGRPTYKEDLQPIAHDFYILPASPVGRVTFRFERFNALCDAYWYAMTNNRVATAREDLPLQRQGKKPSSFRPSNFPQTGRLRMIERRNKFQTLVFGNHQLPNYIRLGKFMSKVKVNVLNEFPVTLLPEGEYQSQHYLNAADLPQQIEALAFDLISIPPAPIIKNLRFRGAAWQVGEMIVPAGLHFCGRESSNE, from the coding sequence ATGTCAACAATTCCTTTTCAGCAGGCAAAACTTGTTGAATTATACTGTCTTGAACCAGTTTTTTTTGCCTCTAGGGAGTTGTCTGATACCTATTACACTGAGGGGGTAATTGGGAATTATGCTCTTACCTATGCTTTAGGTAAGGTAAATTCCCCCTATCGCCTTCAAGGTCAGGCTACAGGACGACCAACCTACAAAGAAGATTTGCAACCAATAGCGCACGATTTTTATATCTTACCAGCTTCACCAGTAGGTAGAGTAACATTCAGATTTGAACGTTTCAATGCTCTTTGTGATGCTTACTGGTATGCAATGACTAATAACCGTGTTGCTACGGCGCGGGAAGATTTACCATTACAACGCCAAGGTAAAAAACCAAGTTCATTTAGACCGAGTAATTTTCCACAAACTGGAAGACTGCGGATGATTGAACGCAGAAACAAATTTCAAACTTTGGTATTTGGAAATCACCAATTACCAAATTATATTCGCCTTGGTAAGTTCATGAGTAAAGTCAAGGTGAATGTGCTGAATGAATTTCCTGTAACTTTACTACCCGAAGGTGAATATCAAAGCCAACATTATCTAAATGCTGCTGATTTACCACAGCAAATAGAGGCTTTAGCATTCGATTTAATTTCTATCCCTCCTGCACCCATCATTAAAAACCTTCGTTTTCGGGGTGCTGCTTGGCAAGTTGGAGAAATGATTGTACCAGCAGGATTACATTTTTGTGGTAGAGAAAGTAGCAATGAGTAA